Within Bradymonas sediminis, the genomic segment GATCGGCTACCTCTTCGGCAATAACCTGCGCGCCGACAGCCGCACGCTGGGGCAATTCGTCCAGCAATTGCGCCGCGAGGAGCAGCGCATCGCCCCCGAAGAGATCCCCCAGGAGGTTGGCTTCGACGAGATCAGCATGGGCGAGTGGACCGGGTCCTTCAGCGACGAAGACCTGATCGACGACTTCGCCGAGCACCTCATCGGCGACGGCCAACCGCGCCGCCCGCAGGTCCCGCAGCTCTCGTCGCCGACCCACGCCGACCTTCCGACGGCCAAGATCCAGGAGCTGCTCGCCGGGCGCTCAAAGCACACGCCCGCCGACCCGAGCGACTCCCCGGAGCTGCCCGGCGCGCTGCAGGATTATTTCCTCTCAGTGCGCGCCGGCAACGGCAAGGCCGTGCTGGCCACGGGGCAATTTGGCTCCGGGCGCGACCACCTCTCTGACCGGCTCATCAATGTCCTGGGCTGGCGAGGCAATACGCAGGCCATCGCCATTCAGGCGACCCGCGACGACCTCTATCGCCCGTTTGGCGTGCTCACCGACCTGATCTTGCGCTGCCTGCAAGACACCGTCACCGGCAGCGTCGACCTGCACCGCTCCGCCCTGCAGATGCTGCGCGCCCTGCCCGATGTTAGCCCGCAGGCCGCCGATACCCTCGGCGCCCTCTGGGATATCGAGGCGATGCCGCTGATGGACTACAACCAGCGCCGCGCCAACCTGACCAGCCTCTTCAACGCGTTGCTGCGCGATTTCTGCCGCCGCGGCCCGATGGTCCTGGTCATCGACCGCGTCGAGCTGGTCGACCGCCTCACCCTGGACGTGCTGCGCGATCTCGTCGCGACCATCGACGCGCTGCCGGTGATGCTGGTGATGACCACCCATAGCGAGGAGTCGACCCGCGCCGCCTTCAACCTGGGCAACCCGGAGAACCTCGAGACGGTCAAGGTGCTCGGCAAAGAGGACACACGATTCGAGACCTTTGATACCCTCTCGGATCTGGCGGCTGAGATCTTGCTTATCCTGGTGGTCTGCGGGCAACCGATGTCGCAGAGCGACTTCGCCCAGATCCTGCAAATCCCCAGTGATACCCTGATGTTAGCGCTGCGCGAGCTGGTCGACTCAGGCGCGGTGCGCGTGCCCGAGATGGGCGTCTTTTACGCAAGCTCGGCCGACAGCAACGCCTGGGTTCACCAGAACTTCGCGCACCGCGAACTCATCGACGTGGCCCGGACCCTGGCGCGCTATTATAAGCATCGCGTGGCGCGCAATCAGATCGACCGGCTCACCCCGACGCTTATTATGTTGCACGCGCTGGCCGGCGACCGGCGGCGCATGTTGCGCCTGGCCGGCGCCTATAGCCGCTGGCTGGAGCGCGCCGGCTGGACCGGCATCGCCATCGAATTCTACCGCCACGTGGCGGACCTGCTGGCCGAGCACTCCCTGGGCTCGCCGCAGGCGCGCATCGACTATATGCTGCTGCGCGCCGAGCTCGCCCTGGACCTGTCACTGCTCGACGATGCCCGCGCGAGCCTGCAGCCCATCGCCGCCCTGAGCGAATCGCTTCGAAACGAGCACGGCACCGTGCGCGGCCAGCTGCTCTTCGGGCAGATGGCGATGCAACAGGACGACCTGGAGGAGGCCAAGACCTATTTCCACCGCGCCTCCAGCCTCGCGCGAAATCTCAACGACGCCGACCTTTTGGCGCGCAGTTTGCTGGCCCTGGCCGGATGGAATCAGCGCTACGGCGATCTGGCCAAGAGCCATCGAAACCTGGAGAGCGCGCAGAACCTCTTCAGCCACTCCGGCACCTTCCGCATGGACCTGCGCACCCGCTCGAAGCTGCTGCATCAATTGGTCGAGATGTGGACGACCCGCGGGGTCTTCGGCCAGGCCGCCCAGCGCAGCGCCGACCTCAGCCGCCTGGCCGAAGTCTGCGAGCTCACCAGCGTGCAATGCCGCGCGATGTGGGCCCAGGCACAGCTGCTCGACGCCAAGGGGCAGTACACCCAGGCGCTGGAGTTGCTCGAGCGCGCCGAAGCCAAGGCGCGCAGCGGCGACCTGACCGCGCTTCGCATCGCGTTGATCCGGGAGAAAGCCGCCACCGCCCTGCACGCCGGCGAATACGCCCTGGCCGCCGAGATCGCCGAGCCGCTTATCGCCCTGGCCGGGGAGCACCAAGATCTCTATAGCCAGCAGCGCGCCCGCGACCTCAACGCCACGGCCCACTGCCTGCTCGGCCACCATATCGACGCGTCGCTCAAACACCTCAGCGCAAGCCTGGAGCGCGCCCAGACGCGTCAAATCCCCCGTGATATCTATTTAAGTCACGTCCATCTGGCCCATGCCTTCAGCGCCCTGGGGCGCGAAGACCTGGCGCAAACCCACCGGGATGGCGTCGGGAAGCTGGCCCAAAAGATGCGCCTTCCCTCCGCCATCACCGACCAGATTGAGCGCATCACGACTAATCGTATCGCAGACCATCAACTGGGTTGACCCGGGCGGCCGCCCACGACGGCCCGATGGTGGCCAGGAAGGTCACAAACATCGCGACGACGCCCACCGCCAAAAACTCCAGCGGGTTAATCTCGACCGGAAGGTGGTCGATCATATAGATGCTCGCGTCCAGGCCGAGATCGACATTCTTGATGAAGAGGCAGATCGCCATACCC encodes:
- a CDS encoding serine/threonine-protein kinase, with amino-acid sequence MGRTQRLNQPEEFGKYQLVARLAHGRMGDVYRAKSHGVEGFEKILVIKAINPGLAGVPGLVDTIIDEAKRSVALSHANIAQVYDLGQTDDGRFYLATEYISGFDLARALTVSRRSAQPLPQELAIFIASEVAKGLDYAHRRKDFDFNSLNILHRDLVPSNIVLSFDGEAKITDFGVSRALDLVGSIDAIDTRRRLLYVAPEVAQGQPHTRQSDIFSLGLVLYEMLAGRHPYEDPNAPKFDANTPQRTVEKFVRRVKEAKIEPISQHATVPRKLQQIVESMLVPDPAGRATSAGQVYEELIGYLFGNNLRADSRTLGQFVQQLRREEQRIAPEEIPQEVGFDEISMGEWTGSFSDEDLIDDFAEHLIGDGQPRRPQVPQLSSPTHADLPTAKIQELLAGRSKHTPADPSDSPELPGALQDYFLSVRAGNGKAVLATGQFGSGRDHLSDRLINVLGWRGNTQAIAIQATRDDLYRPFGVLTDLILRCLQDTVTGSVDLHRSALQMLRALPDVSPQAADTLGALWDIEAMPLMDYNQRRANLTSLFNALLRDFCRRGPMVLVIDRVELVDRLTLDVLRDLVATIDALPVMLVMTTHSEESTRAAFNLGNPENLETVKVLGKEDTRFETFDTLSDLAAEILLILVVCGQPMSQSDFAQILQIPSDTLMLALRELVDSGAVRVPEMGVFYASSADSNAWVHQNFAHRELIDVARTLARYYKHRVARNQIDRLTPTLIMLHALAGDRRRMLRLAGAYSRWLERAGWTGIAIEFYRHVADLLAEHSLGSPQARIDYMLLRAELALDLSLLDDARASLQPIAALSESLRNEHGTVRGQLLFGQMAMQQDDLEEAKTYFHRASSLARNLNDADLLARSLLALAGWNQRYGDLAKSHRNLESAQNLFSHSGTFRMDLRTRSKLLHQLVEMWTTRGVFGQAAQRSADLSRLAEVCELTSVQCRAMWAQAQLLDAKGQYTQALELLERAEAKARSGDLTALRIALIREKAATALHAGEYALAAEIAEPLIALAGEHQDLYSQQRARDLNATAHCLLGHHIDASLKHLSASLERAQTRQIPRDIYLSHVHLAHAFSALGREDLAQTHRDGVGKLAQKMRLPSAITDQIERITTNRIADHQLG